From a single Sander vitreus isolate 19-12246 chromosome 4, sanVit1, whole genome shotgun sequence genomic region:
- the mybl2b gene encoding v-myb avian myeloblastosis viral oncogene homolog-like 2b isoform X2, which produces MSWWPRGEDGEEAMHQDTDSDVAEQRDGGKVKVKWTQEEDDKLKVLVPKLGSNDWKYIASYIPNHTEQQCQHRWFKVLDPELVKGPWTKEEDEKVIELVNLYGNKQWAMVAKHLKGRLGKQCRERWHNHLNPNVKKSSWTAEEDLIIYKAHCLLGNRWAEIAKLLPGRTDNAVKNHWNSTIKRKLEMGFYAGEVFRPNELEELLARVNKDVQIPSCSQDGAEKDPDRKTLPALQETPVSAPIKVEPSEAGPSKAASSPKDSLSPKTEADTTGEMNVTSWVVDSSGFLSPTGPALKEVLDMVDGDLDGWCNLAAFDLPEDSPSPERHQFRLEGSALQELSKGNKGELIPISPGGVTPPSILNRRSRRRIALSPDANNSMTPKSTPVKILPFSPSQFLNMWTKQDTHDLENPSLTSTPVCSQKALVTTPLQRDKTPLTQKENSAFVTPNHKSELCTTPRTPTPFKNAMEKYGPLQPLPQTPNLEDDINEVILRDSGIDLVVVRSTPPEQRRKTMHRPPMKKVRKSLALDVMDCQVMPTSKRKSIKAEAKHTIKEEPVIVCLNSSSYCSKRHENILDQGFLLGPSDNDIFPSTVPPVPMSKEWETVVCGQTKDQLIMTEKARRYLRSLKSRAPNRALILS; this is translated from the exons ATGTCTTGGTGGCCGCGCGG tGAGGATGGGGAGGAGGCTATGCATCAGGACACAGATTCTGATGTGGCAGAACAGAGAGACGGTGGGAAAGTGAAGGTGAAATGGACACAAGAGGAG GATGACAAGCTCAAGGTGCTGGTTCCAAAACTGGGATCAAATGATTGGAAATACATTGCCAGCTACATACCT AATCACACTGAACAACAGTGTCAGCACCGTTGGTTTAAGGTCTTGGATCCAGAGCTGGTTAAAGGCCCTTGGACCAAAGAGGAGGATGAGAAG GTCATAGAGCTTGTAAATCTCTACGGCAACAAACAGTGGGCAATGGTAGCCAAGCATCTGAAGGGCAGACTGGGGAAGCAGTGTAGAGAGCgttggcacaaccacctcaatCCCAATGTGAAGAAGTCGTCGTGGACAGCAGAGGAGGACCTCATCATCTACAAGGCTCACTGCCTGCTCGGAAACCGCTGGGCTGAGATCGCCAAGCTGCTCCCTGGAAG AACGGATAACGCGGTGAAGAATCACTGGAATTCGACCATCAAACGCAAATTAGAGATGGGCTTCTATGCTGGGGAGGTCTTTAGGCCAAATGAACTTGAAGAGCTGTTGGCCCGTGTTAATAAAGATGTGCAG ATACCCAGTTGCTCTCAAGACGGTGCAGAAAAGGACCCAGATCGGAAAACGCTTCCTGCG TTGCAGGAAACGCCTGTCTCAGCCCCGATCAAAGTCGAACCCAGCGAGGCAGGGCCATCAAAGGCTGCTTCCTCTCCTAAGGACAGTTTAAGCCCCAAGACTGAAGCAGACACTACAGGAGAAATGAACGTTACCAGCTGGGTGGTGGACAGCTCTGGCTTTCTCTCCCCTACCGGCCCGGCACTGAAGGAAGTGCTGGACATGGTGGATGGG GACCTCGATGGCTGGTGCAACCTAGCAGCCTTTGACCTGCCTGAGGACAGTCCGAGCCCAGAGCGCCACCAGTTTCGTCTGGAGGGCAGCGCCTTGCAAGAGTTGAGCAAAGGCAACAAGGGGGAACTCATCCCCATCTCTCCTGGAGGGGTCACGCCGCCTTCCATACTGAACCGCCGAAGCCGGAGACGCATCGCCTTGTCTCCTGATGCCAATAACTCCATGACTCCCAAGAGCACTCCTGTCAAGATCTTGCCCTTTTCTCCGTCTCAA TTCCTCAACATGTGGACCAAGCAGGACACTCATGACCTGGAGAACCCGTCTCTCACATCCACGCCAGTGTGCAGCCAGAAAGCCTTGGTTACTACACCGCTACAGCGTGACAAGACCCCCCTCACCCAGAAGGAAAACTCAGC ATTTGTTACACCCAACCACAAGTCGGAGCTCTGTACGACCCCACGGACCCCGACGCCGTTCAAAAATGCCATGGAGAAGTACGGGCCTCTGCAGCCTCTG CCTCAGACTCCGAACCTTGAAGACGACATAAATGAGGTCATCCTAAGAGACTCTGGGATTGACTTGGTTGTTGTACGATCGACGCCGCCAGAGCAAAGACGCAAAACGATG CATCGGCCTCCTATGAAGAAAGTGCGGAAATCATTGGCCCTAGATGTCATGGACTGCCAGGTGATGCCTACATCCAAACGCAAATCCATCAAAGCTGAAGCCAAACACACCATTaag GAAGAGCCGGTGATAGTTTGTCTCAACTCCTCATCATACTGCAGTAAGCGGCATGAAAATATTTTGGATCAGGGTTTCCTTTTGGGACCTAGTGACAATGACATATTTCCCAGCACGGTGCCCCCAGTTCCG atGTCAAAAGAATGGGAGACGGTTGTTTGTGGACAAACTAAAGACCAGCTCATAATGACAGAGAAAGCGAGACGCTACCTTCGCTCACTAAAATCCCGCGCCCCCAACCGGGCTCTGATTCTGTCCTGA
- the mybl2b gene encoding v-myb avian myeloblastosis viral oncogene homolog-like 2b isoform X1: protein MSWWPRGEDGEEAMHQDTDSDVAEQRDGGKVKVKWTQEEDDKLKVLVPKLGSNDWKYIASYIPNHTEQQCQHRWFKVLDPELVKGPWTKEEDEKVIELVNLYGNKQWAMVAKHLKGRLGKQCRERWHNHLNPNVKKSSWTAEEDLIIYKAHCLLGNRWAEIAKLLPGRTDNAVKNHWNSTIKRKLEMGFYAGEVFRPNELEELLARVNKDVQIPSCSQDGAEKDPDRKTLPAQLQETPVSAPIKVEPSEAGPSKAASSPKDSLSPKTEADTTGEMNVTSWVVDSSGFLSPTGPALKEVLDMVDGDLDGWCNLAAFDLPEDSPSPERHQFRLEGSALQELSKGNKGELIPISPGGVTPPSILNRRSRRRIALSPDANNSMTPKSTPVKILPFSPSQFLNMWTKQDTHDLENPSLTSTPVCSQKALVTTPLQRDKTPLTQKENSAFVTPNHKSELCTTPRTPTPFKNAMEKYGPLQPLPQTPNLEDDINEVILRDSGIDLVVVRSTPPEQRRKTMHRPPMKKVRKSLALDVMDCQVMPTSKRKSIKAEAKHTIKEEPVIVCLNSSSYCSKRHENILDQGFLLGPSDNDIFPSTVPPVPMSKEWETVVCGQTKDQLIMTEKARRYLRSLKSRAPNRALILS from the exons ATGTCTTGGTGGCCGCGCGG tGAGGATGGGGAGGAGGCTATGCATCAGGACACAGATTCTGATGTGGCAGAACAGAGAGACGGTGGGAAAGTGAAGGTGAAATGGACACAAGAGGAG GATGACAAGCTCAAGGTGCTGGTTCCAAAACTGGGATCAAATGATTGGAAATACATTGCCAGCTACATACCT AATCACACTGAACAACAGTGTCAGCACCGTTGGTTTAAGGTCTTGGATCCAGAGCTGGTTAAAGGCCCTTGGACCAAAGAGGAGGATGAGAAG GTCATAGAGCTTGTAAATCTCTACGGCAACAAACAGTGGGCAATGGTAGCCAAGCATCTGAAGGGCAGACTGGGGAAGCAGTGTAGAGAGCgttggcacaaccacctcaatCCCAATGTGAAGAAGTCGTCGTGGACAGCAGAGGAGGACCTCATCATCTACAAGGCTCACTGCCTGCTCGGAAACCGCTGGGCTGAGATCGCCAAGCTGCTCCCTGGAAG AACGGATAACGCGGTGAAGAATCACTGGAATTCGACCATCAAACGCAAATTAGAGATGGGCTTCTATGCTGGGGAGGTCTTTAGGCCAAATGAACTTGAAGAGCTGTTGGCCCGTGTTAATAAAGATGTGCAG ATACCCAGTTGCTCTCAAGACGGTGCAGAAAAGGACCCAGATCGGAAAACGCTTCCTGCG CAGTTGCAGGAAACGCCTGTCTCAGCCCCGATCAAAGTCGAACCCAGCGAGGCAGGGCCATCAAAGGCTGCTTCCTCTCCTAAGGACAGTTTAAGCCCCAAGACTGAAGCAGACACTACAGGAGAAATGAACGTTACCAGCTGGGTGGTGGACAGCTCTGGCTTTCTCTCCCCTACCGGCCCGGCACTGAAGGAAGTGCTGGACATGGTGGATGGG GACCTCGATGGCTGGTGCAACCTAGCAGCCTTTGACCTGCCTGAGGACAGTCCGAGCCCAGAGCGCCACCAGTTTCGTCTGGAGGGCAGCGCCTTGCAAGAGTTGAGCAAAGGCAACAAGGGGGAACTCATCCCCATCTCTCCTGGAGGGGTCACGCCGCCTTCCATACTGAACCGCCGAAGCCGGAGACGCATCGCCTTGTCTCCTGATGCCAATAACTCCATGACTCCCAAGAGCACTCCTGTCAAGATCTTGCCCTTTTCTCCGTCTCAA TTCCTCAACATGTGGACCAAGCAGGACACTCATGACCTGGAGAACCCGTCTCTCACATCCACGCCAGTGTGCAGCCAGAAAGCCTTGGTTACTACACCGCTACAGCGTGACAAGACCCCCCTCACCCAGAAGGAAAACTCAGC ATTTGTTACACCCAACCACAAGTCGGAGCTCTGTACGACCCCACGGACCCCGACGCCGTTCAAAAATGCCATGGAGAAGTACGGGCCTCTGCAGCCTCTG CCTCAGACTCCGAACCTTGAAGACGACATAAATGAGGTCATCCTAAGAGACTCTGGGATTGACTTGGTTGTTGTACGATCGACGCCGCCAGAGCAAAGACGCAAAACGATG CATCGGCCTCCTATGAAGAAAGTGCGGAAATCATTGGCCCTAGATGTCATGGACTGCCAGGTGATGCCTACATCCAAACGCAAATCCATCAAAGCTGAAGCCAAACACACCATTaag GAAGAGCCGGTGATAGTTTGTCTCAACTCCTCATCATACTGCAGTAAGCGGCATGAAAATATTTTGGATCAGGGTTTCCTTTTGGGACCTAGTGACAATGACATATTTCCCAGCACGGTGCCCCCAGTTCCG atGTCAAAAGAATGGGAGACGGTTGTTTGTGGACAAACTAAAGACCAGCTCATAATGACAGAGAAAGCGAGACGCTACCTTCGCTCACTAAAATCCCGCGCCCCCAACCGGGCTCTGATTCTGTCCTGA